AACAAGCCACAGATGGTAATGAAGCCACACAAAATTTAGTCAGTCAATATGCTGGTACTTCTCCCAACCCCCAAGCCGTCAATTCGTTGTTTTCTCCTCAGATACAACAGCAAGTAGCTGAAGTTGCTGCCCAGCGCACTGGGTTGGATGCTGGTATCGTTCAACAATTGCTGCCTTTGGCAGTACCTTTGGTGCTAAAGTTTTTGCAATCAGGAGCCAATGCTCAAAATCCCCAAGCTGGCGGAAATCCTGTCCTAAATTCCTTCTTGGATGCTGATG
This portion of the Nostoc sp. GT001 genome encodes:
- a CDS encoding DUF937 domain-containing protein, with the protein product MGLFDQILGAVANPNQQGSLGQIGSIVNTVQQLSSSTGADPSTIQSVLSIVGGQVRSALQDKQATDGNEATQNLVSQYAGTSPNPQAVNSLFSPQIQQQVAEVAAQRTGLDAGIVQQLLPLAVPLVLKFLQSGANAQNPQAGGNPVLNSFLDADGDGDVDIADAIQMASRYMRQ